The following are from one region of the Sphingomonas oryzagri genome:
- the rimO gene encoding 30S ribosomal protein S12 methylthiotransferase RimO yields MATQLPSPPKVGMVSLGCPKNLVDSERILTKLRSDGYAMSADYAGADIVLVNTCGFLDSAKEESLEAIGEAIAENGRVIVTGCMGKEAELIRERFPDVLAVTGAHQYEQVVGAVHDAAPVTPSAYLDLVPERDLKLTPRHYSYLKISEGCNHRCSFCIIPSLRGDLVSRRPDAILREAEKLVAAGTKELLVISQDTSAYGVDLRHASYPLKGGGEVRAHMTDLSRELGKLGAWVRLHYVYPYPHVDHVIPLMAEGLVLPYLDIPFQHASPAVLKRMKRPANEAKVLERIKGWRAIAPDIAIRSTFVVGFPGETEEDFQYLLDWLDEAQLDRVGAFRFEPVEGAAANALSDPVPEEVKEERYQRIMEKTAAISAAKLQAKVGRTLDVIIDAVDGEGASGRSKADAPEIDGEVHLRDAGHLTAGDIVRVEIEDADDHDLFGVPLPA; encoded by the coding sequence ATGGCAACACAACTCCCCTCCCCGCCGAAGGTCGGCATGGTTTCGCTCGGCTGTCCGAAGAATCTCGTCGACAGCGAACGTATCCTCACCAAGCTCCGCTCGGACGGCTATGCCATGTCCGCCGATTATGCCGGCGCCGACATCGTGCTGGTCAACACCTGCGGCTTCCTCGATTCCGCCAAGGAAGAGAGCCTGGAGGCAATCGGCGAGGCGATCGCGGAGAATGGCCGCGTCATCGTCACCGGCTGCATGGGCAAGGAAGCCGAGCTGATCCGCGAGCGTTTTCCGGATGTGCTCGCCGTCACGGGCGCGCATCAATACGAGCAGGTCGTGGGCGCGGTGCACGATGCGGCACCGGTGACGCCGTCCGCCTATCTCGATCTGGTGCCGGAGCGCGATCTCAAGCTCACGCCGCGCCATTACAGCTATCTGAAGATTTCGGAGGGCTGCAACCACCGCTGCTCCTTCTGCATCATCCCGAGCCTGCGCGGCGATCTCGTCAGCCGCCGGCCGGATGCGATCCTGCGCGAAGCCGAGAAGCTGGTCGCCGCGGGCACAAAGGAACTGCTGGTCATCAGCCAGGACACTTCGGCCTACGGCGTGGACCTGCGCCATGCCTCCTACCCGCTGAAGGGCGGCGGCGAGGTGCGGGCGCACATGACTGATCTGTCGCGTGAGCTCGGCAAGCTCGGTGCGTGGGTACGGCTGCACTACGTCTATCCCTATCCGCACGTGGATCACGTGATCCCGCTGATGGCGGAGGGGCTGGTGCTCCCCTATCTCGACATTCCCTTCCAGCACGCCTCCCCGGCGGTGCTGAAGCGGATGAAGCGCCCCGCCAATGAGGCGAAGGTGCTGGAGCGGATCAAGGGCTGGCGCGCGATTGCGCCGGACATCGCGATCCGATCGACCTTTGTGGTCGGCTTCCCCGGCGAAACCGAAGAAGATTTCCAGTATCTGCTCGACTGGCTGGACGAGGCCCAGCTCGATCGAGTCGGTGCTTTTCGGTTCGAGCCGGTCGAGGGGGCTGCGGCCAATGCGCTGTCCGATCCCGTGCCCGAAGAGGTCAAGGAAGAACGCTATCAGCGCATCATGGAGAAGACCGCCGCGATCTCGGCAGCCAAGCTCCAGGCGAAGGTGGGTCGCACGCTGGACGTGATCATCGACGCGGTGGACGGCGAAGGCGCCTCGGGTCGCTCCAAGGCCGACGCGCCAGAGATCGACGGCGAGGTGCATCTGCGCGACGCGGGGCACCTAACCGCGGGCGACATCGTGCGCGTCGAGATCGAGGACGCCGACGACCATGATCTGTTCGGGGTGCCATTGCCGGCCTGA
- the surE gene encoding 5'/3'-nucleotidase SurE: MRILVTNDDGIHARGLKVAEAIARTLSDDVWVVAPMEEQSGAGHSLTLTRPLRLRKHAERRFSVSGTPTDTVMMALLEVMDGKPDLILSGVNRGANLGEDATYSGTISAAMEGALAGVRSIALSQVYAKEGAGEDVPFAAAEAWGERAIRPLLDTPFAPGMLASINFPALPPEQVEGIRVVAQGMRDYGRAKMIKHTDPRGFPYYWLSFNGVVETGGDDTDFAAIRSGYVTVTPLHLDLTYRDALAQLAASY; this comes from the coding sequence ATGCGCATCCTGGTCACCAATGACGACGGCATCCACGCGCGCGGCCTGAAGGTCGCTGAGGCGATTGCCCGCACGCTGTCGGACGACGTCTGGGTTGTGGCGCCGATGGAGGAGCAGTCCGGCGCAGGCCACTCGCTCACGCTCACCCGCCCGCTGCGGCTGCGCAAGCATGCCGAGCGCCGCTTCTCGGTCTCCGGCACGCCCACCGACACGGTGATGATGGCGCTGCTGGAGGTGATGGACGGCAAGCCCGACCTGATCCTCTCCGGCGTGAATCGGGGTGCCAATCTCGGCGAGGACGCGACCTATTCGGGCACGATCTCGGCGGCGATGGAGGGCGCGCTCGCGGGCGTCCGCTCGATCGCACTGAGCCAGGTCTATGCGAAGGAAGGTGCCGGCGAGGACGTGCCCTTCGCGGCGGCCGAGGCCTGGGGCGAGCGCGCCATCCGGCCGCTGCTCGACACGCCGTTCGCGCCGGGAATGTTGGCCAGCATCAACTTCCCCGCATTGCCACCCGAGCAAGTCGAAGGCATCCGCGTCGTCGCGCAAGGGATGCGTGACTATGGTCGCGCCAAGATGATCAAGCACACCGATCCGCGCGGCTTCCCTTATTACTGGCTGTCGTTCAACGGCGTCGTGGAGACCGGCGGCGATGACACGGATTTTGCCGCAATCCGTTCCGGATACGTCACGGTTACCCCGCTTCATCTTGATCTCACCTATCGTGATGCACTGGCGCAACTGGCGGCAAGCTATTGA
- a CDS encoding leucyl aminopeptidase family protein: protein MTDFASLLVPDRGQPAHVIHVVRAEGFDEWLAAQPERVRAGIAAAQFKAKAGEFALIPGNKADEWSCALGIGETSGPWDLAPAATKLPEGNYRLPDGQPGPGALGWLLAQHRFDRYKKGDPAPQRVLLTNDPARIEETIALARAVALVRDLVDTPANDMGPAELQGAIEDVANRHGASTKTTRGDGLEQGFPMVAAVGRAAVPARAPRLVELEWGDASHPRIAIVGKGVCFDSGGLDIKPASGMRLMKKDMGGAAHALALADLIMASKLPVRLHMLIPAVENAIAGDAMRPGDILPSRKGLTVEIANTDAEGRLILGDALTLASEGKPELVIDFATLTGAARVALGPDLPALMANDEALCADLLAAGEETGDPLWRLPLWPGYREMLKSDVADLNNAPDGGFAGTITAGLFLEKFVPDDQPWAHLDTFAWNPAAKPGRPKGGEALGLRAVWAMLRKRYASN from the coding sequence ATGACCGATTTCGCTTCGCTGCTCGTCCCCGATCGCGGCCAGCCCGCGCATGTCATCCACGTCGTCCGTGCCGAAGGCTTCGACGAATGGCTCGCCGCCCAGCCCGAGCGCGTGCGCGCCGGTATCGCGGCGGCGCAGTTCAAGGCGAAGGCCGGCGAGTTCGCGCTGATCCCCGGCAACAAGGCGGACGAATGGTCGTGTGCGCTCGGCATCGGAGAGACGTCGGGGCCATGGGATCTCGCCCCCGCCGCCACGAAGCTGCCCGAGGGGAATTATCGCCTGCCCGACGGCCAGCCTGGGCCCGGCGCGCTCGGCTGGCTGCTCGCCCAACATCGTTTCGATCGCTACAAGAAGGGCGATCCGGCGCCGCAGCGCGTGCTGCTCACCAACGATCCCGCCCGCATCGAGGAAACGATCGCGCTCGCCCGCGCCGTCGCACTGGTTCGCGATCTCGTCGATACGCCGGCCAACGACATGGGGCCGGCCGAACTGCAGGGCGCGATCGAGGACGTCGCCAACCGCCACGGTGCCAGCACAAAGACCACGCGCGGAGACGGGCTGGAGCAGGGATTCCCGATGGTCGCCGCCGTCGGGCGCGCCGCTGTCCCGGCCCGCGCGCCGCGCCTCGTCGAGCTGGAATGGGGCGACGCCTCACATCCGCGCATAGCCATCGTCGGCAAGGGCGTGTGCTTCGATTCGGGCGGTCTCGACATCAAGCCCGCGTCCGGAATGCGGCTGATGAAGAAGGATATGGGCGGGGCCGCGCACGCTTTGGCGCTCGCCGATCTGATCATGGCATCGAAGCTGCCGGTGCGGCTGCACATGCTGATCCCCGCCGTGGAAAATGCCATCGCCGGCGATGCGATGCGGCCCGGCGACATCCTGCCTTCCCGCAAGGGGCTGACCGTCGAAATCGCCAACACCGATGCCGAAGGCCGACTGATCCTCGGCGACGCGCTCACGCTGGCGTCGGAGGGCAAGCCCGAACTGGTGATCGATTTCGCCACGCTCACCGGCGCCGCCCGCGTGGCGCTGGGGCCGGACCTGCCGGCGCTGATGGCGAATGACGAAGCGCTGTGCGCCGATCTGCTCGCCGCCGGCGAGGAAACGGGTGACCCGCTCTGGCGCCTGCCGCTCTGGCCCGGTTATCGCGAGATGCTGAAATCCGACGTCGCGGATCTCAACAATGCGCCCGACGGCGGCTTCGCCGGCACCATCACCGCCGGCCTGTTCCTCGAAAAGTTCGTGCCCGACGATCAGCCCTGGGCGCATCTCGACACCTTCGCCTGGAATCCGGCTGCCAAGCCGGGCCGTCCGAAGGGTGGCGAGGCACTGGGCCTCCGCGCGGTCTGGGCGATGCTCCGCAAGCGCTACGCGTCGAACTGA
- a CDS encoding host attachment family protein — protein MRIPRNAMVLVTDGRKRLFFRNEGEAMAPNLVVVSAVEQNNPKTGEQVTDSQGRASSPVTGGGAIPSADAHDIEEQRFAAETAQELSRAALAGEFENLILVAPPRTLGQLRKTLHQEVEKRTLREVAKDVTGHPVGEIEKLLVNLD, from the coding sequence ATGCGTATTCCCCGCAACGCGATGGTTCTCGTCACCGACGGGCGCAAGCGGCTGTTCTTCCGCAACGAGGGTGAGGCGATGGCGCCCAATCTCGTGGTGGTGTCCGCCGTCGAGCAGAACAATCCCAAGACGGGCGAACAGGTGACGGACTCGCAGGGGCGGGCCTCGTCCCCGGTGACGGGAGGCGGGGCGATCCCGTCGGCCGACGCGCACGACATCGAGGAGCAGCGCTTCGCCGCCGAGACCGCGCAGGAGCTGAGCCGCGCCGCGCTGGCCGGCGAATTCGAGAATTTGATCCTCGTCGCACCGCCCCGGACGCTGGGGCAATTACGCAAGACGCTGCATCAGGAAGTGGAAAAGCGGACGCTGCGGGAGGTCGCAAAGGATGTCACCGGACACCCCGTTGGTGAAATCGAGAAGCTGCTCGTGAACCTCGATTGA
- a CDS encoding peptidoglycan DD-metalloendopeptidase family protein: MASRFGRWMIVSACIGVAGCIPHGTPPAGYGEPAAPRPPRQTAGTPYPADDTIRTTEIPSSVKQPTPSWLAKPVAADAVTIPDSTYVVKDGDTIRSIGNRTGAGSEAIAKANNIPAPFVVRTGERLKVPGGRYHLVRSGQSGIAIARAYGVEWSRIADLNDLQPPYTLRTGQRLLLPSDTEVARMTPEQRAQAFSLDIDDLATGSEPALSSNATPKAPTATPKKPLPKDEAVATPSNFTGRFQWPLSGAIIGRFGPAGDGRRNDGINIAAEKGEEIRAAADGVVAYAGSAIAVYGGLILIKHGDGWITAYGHAEQILVTRGQTVHRGDVIARAGATGSVNKPQLHFEIRNKRTPVDPLRYLPPSQN, from the coding sequence ATGGCGTCGCGTTTCGGGCGATGGATGATAGTATCGGCGTGCATCGGTGTAGCCGGCTGCATTCCGCACGGCACGCCGCCCGCCGGTTATGGCGAGCCCGCCGCGCCACGCCCGCCGAGGCAGACCGCCGGCACACCGTATCCAGCCGACGACACGATACGCACCACCGAAATCCCCAGCTCGGTGAAGCAGCCGACGCCCTCGTGGTTGGCGAAGCCGGTTGCCGCCGATGCGGTGACGATTCCGGATTCAACCTACGTGGTGAAGGACGGCGACACGATCCGCTCGATCGGCAACAGGACCGGAGCGGGTTCGGAGGCGATCGCCAAGGCCAACAATATTCCCGCCCCCTTCGTCGTGCGCACCGGCGAACGGCTGAAGGTTCCGGGCGGTCGCTACCATCTCGTCCGTTCGGGCCAGAGCGGCATCGCCATCGCGCGCGCTTACGGCGTCGAATGGTCGCGCATCGCCGATCTGAACGACCTGCAGCCGCCCTATACGCTGCGTACCGGGCAGCGCCTGCTGCTGCCGAGCGACACGGAAGTCGCGCGCATGACGCCCGAGCAGCGCGCGCAGGCTTTCAGCCTCGACATCGACGATCTCGCCACCGGATCGGAACCGGCGCTCAGTTCCAACGCCACGCCCAAGGCACCGACCGCGACGCCGAAGAAGCCGCTGCCCAAGGACGAGGCGGTCGCGACGCCGAGCAACTTCACCGGACGATTCCAGTGGCCGTTGTCCGGCGCGATCATCGGTAGGTTCGGCCCGGCCGGCGACGGCCGCCGCAACGACGGTATCAACATCGCCGCCGAAAAGGGCGAGGAAATCCGCGCGGCTGCAGATGGTGTGGTGGCCTATGCCGGCTCGGCCATCGCCGTCTACGGCGGGCTGATCCTGATCAAGCATGGCGACGGCTGGATCACCGCCTACGGCCATGCCGAACAGATTCTCGTCACCCGCGGCCAGACCGTCCATCGCGGCGACGTTATCGCACGCGCCGGCGCCACCGGATCGGTCAACAAGCCGCAGCTGCATTTCGAGATTCGCAACAAGCGCACGCCGGTCGATCCGCTGCGCTACCTGCCGCCCTCACAGAACTAG
- the serS gene encoding serine--tRNA ligase, protein MHDIRLIRDDPAAFDAGLAKRGVAPQSADLLALDERRRQLLTDLQVAQASANAAAKAIGALIGQGKKDEAEAQKAEVAALKTSMPKIEAEAAEVGTALDAQLAGLPNLPYPEVPEGADEDGNVVVKTWGEPAAFDFAAKEHDELGKALGMDFDAAGTVSGARFVYLKGGLARLNRALSQFMLDMQTGTHGYTEVVPPVLVRDAAMFGTGQLPKFAEDLFQTTDGRWLIPTAEVSLTNYVQGQILAETELPIRFTALTNCFRAEAGAAGRDTRGIIRQHQFEKVELVSIVAPEQSEDEHERMTLAAESVLEALGLPYRRMLLCTGDMGFTAKRTFDLEVWLPGQQRYREISSCSTCGDFQARRMNARYRPAGETKGTRFVHTLNGSGLAVGRTLVAVMENYQTMDGAIRVPDALRPYMNGIEAVEPA, encoded by the coding sequence ATGCACGATATTCGCCTGATCCGAGACGACCCCGCCGCCTTCGACGCCGGCCTCGCCAAGCGCGGTGTCGCGCCGCAATCGGCCGATCTGCTCGCTCTCGACGAGCGGCGGCGCCAGTTGCTGACCGATCTGCAGGTCGCACAGGCGAGCGCCAATGCCGCCGCCAAGGCGATCGGTGCGCTGATCGGCCAGGGCAAGAAGGACGAGGCCGAGGCCCAGAAGGCGGAGGTCGCTGCGCTCAAGACATCGATGCCGAAGATCGAGGCCGAGGCTGCCGAAGTCGGCACCGCGCTCGACGCGCAGCTCGCCGGGCTCCCCAACCTTCCTTATCCCGAGGTGCCGGAAGGGGCCGACGAGGACGGCAACGTCGTGGTCAAGACGTGGGGCGAACCGGCGGCGTTCGATTTCGCCGCGAAGGAGCATGACGAGCTGGGCAAGGCGCTCGGCATGGATTTCGATGCGGCGGGCACTGTCTCGGGCGCGCGCTTCGTCTATTTGAAGGGCGGCCTTGCCAGGCTCAACCGCGCGCTGAGCCAGTTCATGCTCGACATGCAGACCGGCACACATGGCTATACCGAGGTCGTGCCGCCGGTGCTGGTGCGCGACGCGGCGATGTTCGGCACCGGGCAGCTCCCCAAGTTCGCCGAGGATCTGTTCCAGACCACCGATGGCCGCTGGCTGATCCCCACCGCCGAGGTGAGCCTGACCAATTATGTGCAGGGCCAGATCCTGGCGGAAACGGAGCTGCCGATCCGCTTCACCGCGCTCACCAACTGCTTCCGCGCCGAGGCGGGTGCCGCCGGTCGCGATACGCGCGGCATCATCCGCCAGCACCAGTTCGAGAAGGTCGAGCTCGTCTCGATCGTCGCGCCAGAGCAATCCGAGGACGAGCATGAGCGCATGACGCTCGCTGCCGAGAGCGTGCTGGAGGCGCTGGGCCTGCCCTATCGCCGAATGCTGCTCTGCACCGGCGACATGGGCTTCACGGCGAAGCGCACCTTCGATCTGGAAGTGTGGCTGCCCGGCCAGCAGCGCTATCGCGAGATCAGCAGCTGCTCGACCTGCGGCGATTTCCAGGCACGCCGCATGAACGCGCGCTATCGCCCGGCGGGTGAAACCAAGGGAACGCGCTTCGTCCACACGCTCAACGGCTCGGGCCTCGCGGTCGGTCGCACGCTGGTCGCGGTGATGGAGAATTACCAGACGATGGACGGCGCCATTCGCGTACCGGACGCATTGCGGCCCTACATGAATGGCATCGAAGCGGTCGAGCCTGCCTGA
- a CDS encoding GGDEF domain-containing protein has translation MLVISLILSGAMAIAWLSLGRQSHALSWSIAYLCYGAEILAQVLEALRPSLADILGPFELLFVLAPAALVAIGARQRAALYPRYMLFVGITLAAMIIGDLPYLLPGRFGWTSATSGLFTIVMLLIAASAIMPRTRKVEPAEWAVIGAISVFVLFELLLVITDLASHGPGHREGRELFVTLYLVGLTPVFVANGIGAILLLASDVAAQLRALAANDPLTGVLNRRGFHEAALRAVANGRRQRQAIAVAIADIDHFKSINDRHGHTAGDRTLGFVCGRLTHGLRGGDLVGRIGGEEFALLLVNSSARQAAEAMERIRIDIAASGKDNDAPAPVTASFGVASVVLGGSSPEQMLAEAMDRADKALYCSKLEGRNRITLAD, from the coding sequence ATGCTGGTCATCAGCCTGATCTTGTCGGGCGCGATGGCGATCGCGTGGCTGTCGCTCGGGCGACAGTCTCACGCACTGAGCTGGTCGATCGCTTACCTCTGCTACGGCGCCGAGATCCTGGCGCAGGTGCTGGAGGCGCTCCGGCCTTCCCTCGCGGACATTCTGGGGCCTTTCGAGCTGTTGTTCGTGCTGGCGCCGGCTGCGCTGGTAGCGATCGGCGCGCGCCAGCGCGCTGCCCTGTACCCGCGCTACATGCTCTTCGTGGGAATCACGCTCGCCGCGATGATCATCGGCGATCTTCCCTATCTCTTGCCCGGCCGGTTCGGTTGGACTTCGGCGACTTCGGGTCTGTTCACGATCGTCATGCTGCTGATCGCGGCATCCGCGATCATGCCGCGAACCCGCAAGGTTGAGCCGGCGGAATGGGCGGTGATCGGCGCGATCTCCGTCTTCGTCCTTTTCGAGCTCCTCCTCGTCATCACCGATCTCGCCTCGCATGGCCCCGGCCATCGCGAAGGGCGCGAGTTGTTCGTCACGCTCTATCTGGTTGGCCTGACACCGGTGTTCGTCGCCAACGGTATCGGCGCGATCCTGTTGCTTGCCTCCGACGTCGCCGCGCAATTGCGTGCGCTCGCCGCCAACGATCCGCTGACCGGCGTGCTCAATCGACGCGGTTTCCATGAGGCCGCGCTCCGTGCCGTCGCCAACGGCCGTCGCCAGCGCCAAGCGATCGCCGTCGCCATCGCCGATATCGATCATTTCAAGAGCATCAACGATCGCCACGGCCACACCGCCGGCGACCGGACGCTGGGTTTCGTGTGCGGGCGCCTGACCCACGGGCTGCGCGGCGGAGATCTGGTCGGGCGGATCGGTGGCGAGGAATTCGCGCTGCTTCTGGTCAACAGTTCCGCCCGGCAGGCGGCGGAAGCGATGGAGCGGATCCGCATCGACATCGCCGCCAGCGGTAAGGACAATGACGCACCGGCGCCCGTCACCGCCAGTTTCGGGGTCGCATCGGTGGTCCTCGGCGGATCGTCGCCCGAGCAGATGCTGGCCGAAGCGATGGATCGCGCCGACAAGGCGCTCTATTGCTCGAAGCTAGAGGGGCGGAACCGCATCACATTGGCGGATTGA